A window of Pedobacter lusitanus contains these coding sequences:
- a CDS encoding membrane protein — protein MPNIVRLIAAFVVLGGAVALMIFGFWGWGILAVLISILIVATFFYNENMLLAQWFLRKDDMPKAERYLNRITNYETQLIRPQHGYYQLLIGLIESRKAPMQSEKYFKKALALGMQMDHNIALAKLSLAGISMGKRNKREAQMYLTEAKKADKNKLLADQIKQMKDQLGMLDKQQQVRYR, from the coding sequence ATGCCAAACATAGTAAGACTTATCGCAGCTTTTGTGGTACTGGGAGGTGCGGTAGCACTGATGATTTTCGGTTTTTGGGGATGGGGGATTTTAGCTGTATTGATTAGTATATTAATCGTAGCAACTTTCTTCTACAATGAGAATATGCTGCTTGCACAATGGTTTTTACGTAAAGACGATATGCCTAAAGCTGAGCGTTATTTAAATAGAATTACAAATTATGAAACTCAGCTGATCAGACCTCAGCATGGTTATTATCAATTGTTAATTGGTTTGATAGAATCCAGAAAAGCACCAATGCAATCTGAAAAATATTTCAAGAAAGCTTTGGCTCTGGGTATGCAGATGGACCATAACATCGCATTGGCGAAATTAAGTTTAGCTGGTATTTCAATGGGTAAACGTAATAAAAGAGAAGCTCAGATGTATCTGACAGAAGCTAAGAAGGCAGATAAGAACAAATTACTTGCTGATCAGATCAAACAAATGAAAGATCAATTAGGAATGCTGGACAAGCAACAACAGGTAAGATACAGGTAG
- a CDS encoding thioredoxin family protein gives MMSDKSGREKLMESPEMKEKYTTEYTVYQPDFTAVQNLKSLLADKEVIIVLGTWCSDSRLHVPHFYKILDQTGIAENAVTLIFVDESKQVMGGLTENLNIEKVPTFMIRKNQKEIARITESPLVTLEHDMVKLLNKNN, from the coding sequence ATGATGTCCGATAAATCCGGCCGTGAGAAATTAATGGAATCTCCGGAGATGAAAGAGAAGTATACTACAGAATATACTGTTTATCAGCCCGATTTTACAGCTGTACAAAATCTGAAATCACTGCTTGCAGATAAAGAAGTAATCATTGTACTGGGTACCTGGTGTTCAGACAGCAGATTACATGTGCCCCATTTCTACAAAATACTGGATCAGACAGGCATAGCAGAGAATGCTGTTACCCTGATTTTTGTGGATGAATCAAAACAAGTAATGGGAGGCTTAACTGAAAACCTGAATATCGAAAAGGTTCCTACCTTTATGATCAGAAAAAATCAGAAAGAAATAGCTCGGATTACAGAGTCACCGCTGGTTACACTGGAACACGATATGGTTAAACTCTTGAATAAAAATAATTAA
- the ung gene encoding uracil-DNA glycosylase — protein MSAALEPGWLNVLEPEFEKEYMKNLKAFLLQEKETGKTVYPKGADIFAAFNHTPFDKVEVVILGQDPYHGVGQAHGLSFSVQKGVATPPSLKNIYKELETDIEGFKTPNHGNLTQWADEGVLLLNASLTVRAHEPGSHQGKGWEAFTDQAISQLSEKKAGLIFLLWGRFAQQKAILIDEKKHTVLKSAHPSPFSAYTGFFGCRHFSRTNEILIAEGKKPVNWQIS, from the coding sequence ATGTCAGCAGCATTAGAACCAGGCTGGTTAAACGTCCTGGAACCTGAATTTGAAAAGGAATACATGAAAAACCTGAAAGCATTTCTGTTGCAGGAAAAAGAAACAGGTAAGACAGTATATCCTAAGGGAGCAGATATCTTTGCCGCCTTTAATCATACTCCTTTTGACAAAGTCGAAGTAGTCATTCTGGGTCAGGATCCCTATCACGGAGTAGGTCAGGCCCATGGTCTTTCTTTTTCTGTACAAAAAGGAGTGGCTACTCCCCCATCCTTAAAAAACATCTATAAGGAACTGGAGACAGACATTGAAGGATTTAAAACACCAAATCACGGTAACCTGACTCAATGGGCAGATGAAGGGGTTTTATTACTTAATGCATCACTGACAGTCAGAGCACATGAACCGGGATCCCATCAGGGTAAAGGCTGGGAAGCATTTACAGACCAGGCGATCAGTCAGTTGTCAGAAAAAAAAGCGGGACTTATATTTTTATTATGGGGCAGATTTGCCCAGCAGAAAGCTATATTGATTGATGAGAAAAAACATACCGTTTTAAAGTCGGCTCACCCCTCACCTTTTTCCGCTTATACGGGATTTTTTGGCTGCAGGCATTTTTCCAGAACAAATGAAATTTTAATTGCCGAAGGCAAAAAGCCAGTTAACTGGCAGATCAGCTGA
- a CDS encoding Lrp/AsnC family transcriptional regulator: protein MAAELDKIDFKILKLLQENGRITNLLLSQEIGLSPAPTLERVRKLEMSGFIKSYHALVDEEKLGLGIKTFIQVQLDFHKNNTIQIFLDEVNQIKEITECHHVTGQADFLLKVYVSDIKAYERLIMDKISKISVVKTFQTMMIMSTTKKEPIVPLEY from the coding sequence ATGGCAGCAGAATTAGATAAGATAGATTTTAAAATACTTAAACTTTTACAGGAAAACGGCAGAATAACCAATTTGCTTTTATCACAGGAAATAGGTTTGTCTCCTGCACCTACACTGGAAAGAGTAAGAAAACTGGAGATGTCCGGTTTCATTAAGAGTTACCACGCACTGGTAGATGAAGAAAAACTAGGTTTGGGAATCAAAACCTTTATCCAGGTACAATTGGATTTTCATAAAAATAATACGATTCAGATTTTTCTTGATGAGGTGAATCAGATAAAAGAAATTACCGAATGTCACCACGTGACAGGACAGGCAGATTTTCTTTTAAAAGTATATGTAAGTGATATTAAAGCTTATGAACGCCTGATTATGGATAAAATCAGTAAAATCAGTGTAGTCAAAACTTTTCAGACTATGATGATTATGTCAACGACCAAGAAAGAACCAATTGTTCCATTGGAATACTAA
- a CDS encoding metal-dependent transcriptional regulator — protein MHSFTEENYLKVIYHLSQADTGTVQTNAIAHGMNTKAASVTDMLKKLSDKELIDYIKYQGVTLTEKGKAAAIKVIRKHRLWEVFLVEKLKFKWDEVHDIAEELEHINSAILVERLDDFLGFPKRDPHGDPIPDQDGNFEYFENIHLHEMENGKSGIIVGVSEHTSPFLIHLEKLGLTIGVLVQVIGVTDYDGSVELQVNNQKINVSKKVAQHILLKLA, from the coding sequence ATGCACTCATTTACCGAAGAAAATTATCTTAAAGTCATCTATCATTTGTCTCAGGCAGATACCGGTACAGTACAAACCAACGCCATAGCTCATGGAATGAATACCAAAGCTGCTTCAGTAACAGACATGCTTAAAAAGCTATCAGACAAGGAATTAATTGATTACATCAAGTACCAGGGGGTAACATTAACTGAAAAAGGAAAAGCCGCTGCGATCAAAGTGATCAGGAAACACAGACTCTGGGAAGTGTTTCTCGTTGAAAAGCTGAAATTCAAATGGGATGAGGTTCATGATATTGCAGAAGAGCTGGAACATATTAATTCAGCCATACTGGTTGAACGTTTAGATGATTTTCTGGGTTTTCCAAAAAGAGATCCCCACGGTGACCCTATTCCTGATCAGGATGGAAATTTCGAATACTTTGAAAACATACATCTTCATGAAATGGAAAACGGAAAAAGCGGGATTATTGTTGGTGTAAGTGAACACACCTCTCCATTTTTAATCCATCTTGAAAAACTGGGGTTAACTATAGGTGTTCTTGTCCAGGTAATCGGAGTCACAGATTACGACGGTTCAGTAGAACTCCAGGTGAATAACCAGAAAATTAACGTAAGTAAAAAAGTAGCACAGCATATCCTGCTCAAATTAGCCTGA
- a CDS encoding Nramp family divalent metal transporter, protein MKNTESLSEVHQSVDTGKRTGWRRILSFIGPAYLVSVGYMDPGNWATDLAGGSKFGYQLIWVLLMSNLIALLLQSLSARLGIVRGLDLAQASRNAYPKWVNIPLFGLAQTAIVACDLAEIIGMAIGLNLLFGLPLIWGISITIFDTVLLLFLMNKGMRKMETFIVSMVFIVGISFLVEMFIVEPSLKEIVKGLEPSVLSGQALYIAIGIIGATVMPHNLYLHSSLVQTRKFERDNKGIKEAIKFNFIDTAVALNLAFFVNAAILILAAAAFYKNGLHEVAEIQDAYKLLGHIFGGVAPSLFAIALIAAGQSSTITGTLAGQIVMEGHLNLRIQPWLRRLITRLLAIIPAFFTILYFGNDALSGLLILSQVVLSLQLGFAVIPLIHFTSDKKEMKGFAIKLWVKILAWISAAVIVALNIKLVIEEISGWASASDGWYINILIIPVAILIGLLLLYVFVYPMFGAKDKPEKNIPHGNALDIEPIAQIHYTRIGITVDFSRNDLNTIRHALIQGGKKADYHLIHIVETAGARYHGESALDHETLSDAENLKKYCQNLANLGYHGIPHIGFGGAPGAIAEITRNNDLQLLVMGAHGHKGLKDLIFGTTVEAVRHKITIPVLVVR, encoded by the coding sequence ATGAAGAATACAGAATCATTAAGTGAAGTACATCAGAGTGTAGATACTGGTAAACGTACGGGATGGAGAAGGATACTATCATTTATAGGCCCGGCCTATCTGGTCAGTGTAGGTTATATGGACCCCGGCAACTGGGCTACAGATCTTGCCGGAGGTAGTAAATTTGGTTATCAGCTAATCTGGGTATTACTGATGTCAAATCTGATTGCCCTGCTGTTGCAATCCCTGAGCGCAAGATTAGGGATAGTAAGAGGTCTTGATCTGGCTCAGGCTTCGAGAAATGCTTATCCCAAATGGGTAAATATTCCGTTATTCGGTCTAGCACAGACAGCGATCGTTGCCTGTGATCTGGCCGAAATTATAGGAATGGCAATTGGTCTTAACCTGCTTTTCGGGTTACCGCTAATCTGGGGTATCAGTATAACCATTTTTGATACGGTCTTACTTCTCTTCCTGATGAATAAAGGAATGCGTAAAATGGAAACTTTCATTGTTTCTATGGTTTTCATTGTAGGCATCTCATTTTTAGTCGAAATGTTTATTGTTGAGCCCTCTCTGAAAGAGATTGTTAAAGGCCTGGAGCCTTCTGTACTATCCGGACAGGCACTCTATATTGCAATCGGAATTATTGGAGCAACAGTAATGCCCCATAACCTGTACCTGCACTCTTCGCTGGTACAAACAAGGAAGTTTGAAAGAGACAACAAGGGCATTAAAGAAGCCATAAAATTCAACTTTATAGATACTGCAGTTGCCCTTAACCTTGCCTTTTTTGTGAATGCTGCGATTCTTATTCTTGCGGCAGCAGCCTTTTACAAAAACGGATTACATGAAGTTGCAGAAATACAGGATGCTTATAAATTACTTGGTCATATTTTCGGCGGGGTAGCACCAAGTCTTTTTGCTATAGCGCTGATTGCGGCTGGTCAGAGTTCAACAATTACCGGTACACTTGCCGGGCAGATTGTGATGGAAGGACACCTGAATCTTAGGATTCAGCCCTGGCTGAGACGTCTGATTACCCGTTTACTAGCCATTATCCCAGCTTTTTTCACGATCTTATACTTCGGTAATGATGCACTGAGCGGCCTGCTTATTTTAAGCCAGGTAGTCTTAAGTTTACAGCTGGGCTTTGCGGTAATCCCACTGATTCACTTCACTTCGGATAAAAAAGAAATGAAAGGTTTTGCGATTAAACTATGGGTCAAAATATTAGCATGGATCAGTGCTGCAGTAATTGTAGCGCTGAATATAAAACTGGTTATAGAAGAGATTTCAGGATGGGCAAGTGCTTCTGATGGCTGGTATATCAATATCCTGATTATACCGGTGGCTATCCTCATCGGGCTGCTTTTATTATATGTTTTTGTATATCCAATGTTCGGAGCCAAGGATAAACCGGAGAAAAATATACCACATGGTAATGCACTGGATATTGAGCCAATTGCACAGATTCATTATACCAGGATAGGTATTACCGTAGACTTTTCCAGGAACGATTTAAATACTATCCGTCATGCCCTGATCCAGGGTGGAAAAAAGGCAGATTATCATTTAATTCATATCGTTGAAACTGCAGGTGCAAGGTATCATGGAGAATCAGCATTGGATCACGAAACATTGAGTGATGCCGAAAATCTGAAGAAATATTGTCAGAACCTGGCCAATCTGGGTTATCACGGTATCCCTCATATAGGCTTTGGGGGAGCACCGGGCGCAATCGCAGAAATCACCAGGAACAATGACCTGCAATTACTGGTTATGGGAGCCCACGGTCACAAAGGCTTAAAAGATCTGATATTCGGGACAACTGTCGAAGCAGTAAGACACAAAATTACTATTCCTGTTTTAGTAGTCAGATAA
- the smpB gene encoding SsrA-binding protein SmpB, which yields MANDIQIKNKRAYFDYHIVDKYNAGLALLGTEIKAIRQGKANMSDAFCMFIDNILYVRNLHISEYSHSSFHHHDIKRDRVLLLQKKELKKLKFRSEEKGYTIVPLRIFTNERGFAKIEIALAQGKKDFDKRDSIKDRESKREMDRAIKG from the coding sequence ATGGCGAACGACATTCAAATAAAAAATAAAAGAGCATACTTTGATTACCATATTGTTGATAAATACAATGCTGGTCTGGCCTTACTGGGAACAGAAATAAAAGCCATCAGACAAGGCAAAGCCAATATGAGTGATGCCTTCTGTATGTTCATCGATAATATACTGTACGTAAGAAACCTTCATATCTCAGAATACAGCCACAGCTCTTTCCACCATCATGACATTAAACGTGACAGAGTATTACTTTTACAAAAAAAGGAACTGAAAAAGCTAAAATTCAGAAGTGAAGAAAAAGGATATACCATTGTTCCCCTGCGTATTTTCACTAACGAAAGAGGTTTTGCAAAAATAGAAATCGCACTGGCACAGGGTAAGAAAGATTTTGATAAGAGAGATAGTATCAAAGACCGTGAATCCAAACGTGAAATGGACCGGGCAATAAAAGGTTAA
- a CDS encoding protein-L-isoaspartate(D-aspartate) O-methyltransferase: MAYKFVDNYRERGARKKLVEHLKSRGIADSRVLQAIGKVPRHFFFDETFWNQAYKDIAFPIGDGQTISQPYTVAYQSELLHISKGDKVLEIGTGSGYQTCILMELGAEVFTIERQESIYNHTLKVLPGMGYKAHFFYGDGSMGIAEHAPYHKIIVTAGAPFVPEILLKQLKIGGILVIPVGNEHSQVMVTVIRVSETEYEKFELDTFRFVPLVGDQAW, translated from the coding sequence ATGGCATACAAGTTTGTAGATAATTACCGGGAAAGGGGAGCAAGGAAGAAATTGGTTGAACATCTTAAGTCCAGAGGAATAGCTGATAGTCGTGTTCTTCAGGCAATTGGGAAAGTACCGAGACATTTTTTCTTTGATGAAACATTCTGGAACCAGGCTTATAAAGATATTGCATTCCCTATTGGTGACGGGCAAACCATTTCTCAGCCCTATACCGTTGCTTATCAAAGTGAATTGCTGCATATCAGCAAAGGGGATAAGGTGTTGGAAATTGGTACCGGTTCAGGTTATCAGACCTGTATACTTATGGAGCTGGGTGCCGAGGTATTTACTATTGAAAGACAGGAAAGTATTTATAATCATACGCTGAAAGTATTACCGGGGATGGGATATAAGGCTCATTTCTTTTATGGAGATGGTTCAATGGGGATCGCCGAACATGCTCCCTATCATAAAATTATCGTAACAGCAGGTGCACCTTTTGTTCCTGAAATTTTATTGAAGCAGCTTAAAATAGGAGGAATCCTGGTGATCCCGGTAGGTAATGAACATTCGCAGGTAATGGTTACTGTTATCAGGGTTAGCGAAACTGAATATGAAAAGTTCGAACTCGATACTTTCAGATTTGTACCGCTCGTAGGAGACCAGGCCTGGTAA
- the priA gene encoding replication restart helicase PriA gives MQEFNDIAFAERDTLFIEVILPLSLSKNYIYRVPFELNEHIAIGKRVIVQFGKNKIYTALIRSISQTAPEIYQAKYIIDVIDEHPVVNDMQLKFWNWMTAYYLCNEGEVMSAALPAGLKLASETIIILREEASLEELDITDKENVLVTALEKQKRLTVDQISRLLGQKTVFPLIRSLLDKEVIYIAEEVVEKYKPLLKSYITLNPFYQEEGNFKHLFEVLERAPKQLDALLTYIKLSKSGIDISRQQLLEDSSCGQAALKSLLDKEIFFLKKKVVSRLNDESDDMILNFKLSAAQSVALQRIETEFQTKDVVLLHGITASGKTQVYIKLIEQAIEKGGQVLFLLPEIALTTQIVERIKRYFGDAIGVYHSKFNDNERVEIWNSVMNGKYKIVLGARSAVFLPFKELKLIVVDEEHESSYKQNEPAPRYQARDAAVYLAHLHQSKIILGSATPSIESYYNALNHKYGLVTLNERFGGVELPLQEVVGIAEETKKKKMVSYFSSVLIDDIAATLERKEQVILFQNRRGYATIMICKTCGFAPKCVNCDVSLTFHKSSGKLHCHYCGYHESSMNICPACGSVHIEQKGFGTERVEEELSLIFPDVKIARLDVDSTRTKNSLQKIIGDFQEKKTDILIGTQMVAKGLDFDNVTLIGVINADTLLNYPDFRAFERSYQLLSQVAGRAGRRDKQGKVCIQAYDADHRIIKQVVDNNYLEMYNDEIAERKQFHYPPFTRLIFINMKHKDSNILNAASARFAAMLRVQLGTRVLGPEQPLVSRIRNYYIKQLIIKSDKTTAIQKVKAVLKQTITDFNAENTFKGVIIQIDVDPY, from the coding sequence ATGCAGGAATTTAATGATATAGCTTTTGCCGAAAGGGATACGCTGTTTATAGAGGTTATTTTGCCGCTCTCTCTTTCAAAAAACTATATCTATCGTGTTCCGTTTGAACTGAATGAACATATAGCCATTGGTAAAAGGGTAATAGTTCAGTTTGGAAAGAATAAGATTTATACCGCACTGATCAGAAGTATCAGTCAGACTGCTCCGGAAATATATCAGGCTAAATACATTATAGATGTAATTGATGAACATCCTGTTGTAAATGACATGCAGCTGAAGTTCTGGAACTGGATGACAGCATATTATTTGTGTAATGAAGGAGAAGTAATGTCTGCGGCGCTTCCTGCGGGATTAAAACTAGCCAGTGAGACTATTATTATCCTTCGGGAAGAAGCTTCATTAGAAGAGCTTGATATTACTGATAAGGAGAACGTTCTGGTGACTGCACTGGAAAAACAGAAGCGGCTGACCGTAGATCAGATTTCCAGGTTGTTAGGACAGAAAACGGTATTTCCGTTAATCAGATCTCTTTTGGATAAGGAGGTTATTTACATTGCAGAAGAGGTTGTAGAAAAATATAAACCTTTATTAAAGTCCTATATTACCCTGAATCCGTTCTATCAGGAAGAAGGGAATTTCAAACATCTTTTTGAGGTACTGGAACGTGCCCCAAAACAACTTGATGCACTGCTGACTTATATTAAACTTTCCAAATCGGGAATAGATATCTCCAGACAGCAATTACTGGAAGACAGCAGCTGTGGTCAGGCGGCATTGAAATCTCTGCTGGATAAGGAGATATTCTTCCTTAAAAAGAAAGTAGTGAGCCGTTTAAATGATGAATCTGATGATATGATTCTGAATTTTAAACTGAGTGCTGCACAAAGTGTGGCCCTGCAACGTATTGAGACCGAATTTCAGACTAAAGATGTTGTTTTATTACATGGAATAACGGCATCCGGTAAAACCCAGGTTTATATTAAGCTGATTGAACAGGCAATTGAAAAAGGAGGACAGGTATTATTTCTGCTGCCGGAAATTGCACTGACCACGCAGATCGTAGAAAGAATAAAGCGCTATTTTGGAGATGCTATTGGTGTATATCATTCTAAATTCAATGATAACGAACGCGTGGAAATCTGGAACAGTGTGATGAATGGTAAATATAAGATTGTTCTGGGTGCCCGTTCTGCTGTATTTTTGCCTTTTAAAGAGCTGAAACTGATCGTGGTTGATGAAGAGCATGAATCATCCTATAAGCAGAATGAGCCGGCTCCGAGATACCAGGCAAGAGATGCTGCTGTTTACCTGGCACATCTGCATCAGTCAAAAATAATATTGGGATCGGCTACGCCATCCATTGAAAGTTATTATAATGCATTAAATCATAAATATGGTTTGGTAACCCTGAATGAAAGATTCGGAGGGGTAGAACTGCCGCTGCAGGAAGTGGTTGGGATCGCTGAAGAAACTAAGAAAAAGAAAATGGTTTCTTATTTTTCCAGTGTATTGATTGATGATATTGCTGCAACACTGGAAAGAAAAGAACAGGTAATTCTTTTTCAGAACCGCAGGGGCTATGCAACAATCATGATTTGTAAAACATGCGGTTTTGCGCCCAAATGTGTAAACTGTGATGTGAGTCTGACTTTTCATAAAAGCAGTGGTAAGCTACATTGTCATTATTGCGGATATCATGAGAGCAGTATGAATATTTGCCCTGCCTGTGGTTCAGTGCATATTGAACAGAAAGGTTTTGGAACTGAAAGGGTAGAAGAAGAGTTAAGTCTTATTTTTCCGGACGTGAAAATTGCCAGATTGGATGTGGACAGTACCAGAACCAAAAATAGTCTGCAGAAGATTATTGGTGATTTCCAGGAAAAGAAAACAGATATCTTAATAGGTACACAGATGGTTGCTAAAGGACTCGATTTTGATAATGTAACATTGATTGGTGTGATTAATGCCGATACCTTACTGAATTATCCTGATTTCAGAGCATTTGAGCGTAGTTATCAATTGTTATCACAGGTGGCTGGCCGTGCAGGGAGGAGAGATAAACAGGGGAAGGTTTGTATTCAGGCTTATGATGCTGATCACAGGATTATTAAGCAGGTAGTTGATAATAATTATCTGGAAATGTATAATGATGAGATTGCTGAACGTAAGCAGTTTCATTATCCGCCTTTTACCAGACTGATTTTTATCAACATGAAACATAAGGACTCTAATATATTAAATGCAGCTTCTGCGCGTTTCGCAGCCATGCTCAGAGTCCAATTGGGTACCAGAGTATTGGGACCGGAACAACCTCTGGTGTCCCGGATCCGGAATTACTATATCAAACAACTGATTATTAAATCTGATAAAACTACAGCTATTCAAAAAGTTAAAGCTGTATTAAAGCAAACTATTACAGACTTTAATGCAGAAAATACTTTTAAAGGCGTGATCATACAGATTGATGTAGATCCTTATTAG
- a CDS encoding DUF423 domain-containing protein: MNRRIILTASFFGAVAVILGAFGAHGLKSMISADQLAIWAKGIEYQFYHTFALLFLSTFARFRNKLVDIAYYCFTIGILFFSGSLYLLATREVLQLSWVNIVGPITPLGGLLLVAGWISLFFAALKNR, translated from the coding sequence ATGAACAGAAGAATAATTTTGACGGCTTCTTTTTTTGGGGCTGTAGCGGTAATATTAGGTGCATTTGGTGCGCATGGGTTGAAAAGTATGATTTCAGCCGATCAGCTGGCCATCTGGGCAAAAGGAATCGAATATCAGTTTTATCATACTTTTGCACTGTTGTTTCTGTCTACTTTTGCAAGATTCAGAAATAAACTGGTTGATATTGCCTATTACTGCTTCACAATTGGTATCCTGTTCTTTTCTGGATCCCTTTATCTGCTGGCCACCCGCGAGGTACTGCAGTTAAGCTGGGTAAATATAGTGGGTCCGATTACTCCTCTGGGAGGATTATTATTAGTTGCAGGCTGGATTTCTCTATTTTTCGCCGCATTAAAAAACAGATAA
- a CDS encoding DUF5723 family protein, producing the protein MAKRYLILGLFLILSTQIKAQQYGLFNTKTLFDAFENPAQKAFVLDSSRKYASNFLLPYFGLNAANKGDANYSLRSYINDRVYRTSGIPIGDNARNQAYQSSNIYLFSFRIFKSYKDHQELGFSWQMRSDAFADYTNETLVAFDDFRRFNQNQDSPFNGNGYGQSYHQFSMNYRENIDKRLAFGVKLSLLSGITYNKIDITQSDIQFNNAAQQLTVGFQGTYKSNFLRAKELDANTLIPNFKNPGLSVGFGTTYTSKTGYFLMGSIKDLGFIRWNKSSHSIVVPDGEVIVNNLSPGKTLEKQFEDEFINRDQQKSFYSATNAKADFLISKRFEFYTPNFIVSKNLWNKGGDIALVNNFAYNEFSVSLSPIYNLNGFMMLGTQAKYQTPNFEFFLGSDNVLKSAAYHQQPTTPDQRYAGASVYMGVGIKFGYTVEHPQNSSYMPGVGDEIDKKGFFAKLFGIFKKK; encoded by the coding sequence ATGGCAAAAAGATACCTTATACTGGGCCTTTTTTTAATTCTTTCTACTCAAATCAAGGCACAACAATACGGGCTGTTTAATACCAAAACACTATTTGACGCTTTTGAAAATCCAGCCCAGAAAGCATTTGTCCTGGATTCTTCACGTAAGTACGCTTCCAATTTCCTGCTGCCCTATTTTGGCCTGAATGCAGCAAATAAAGGAGATGCAAATTACAGCCTTAGAAGTTACATCAATGATCGTGTTTATCGCACCTCAGGTATTCCTATCGGCGATAATGCCAGAAATCAGGCCTATCAAAGCTCAAACATCTATTTGTTTAGCTTCCGGATTTTCAAATCTTATAAAGACCATCAGGAACTGGGTTTCTCCTGGCAGATGCGTTCAGATGCTTTTGCCGATTATACGAATGAGACACTGGTTGCTTTCGATGATTTTAGAAGATTTAACCAAAACCAGGACTCTCCTTTCAACGGCAACGGCTACGGTCAATCTTACCATCAGTTCAGCATGAACTACCGGGAAAACATTGATAAAAGACTGGCTTTTGGTGTAAAACTGAGCTTATTGAGTGGTATAACCTACAATAAAATTGACATCACACAATCTGATATCCAGTTTAACAATGCTGCCCAGCAGCTTACCGTAGGATTTCAGGGAACTTATAAATCAAACTTTTTACGGGCAAAAGAACTGGATGCAAACACACTGATCCCCAATTTTAAAAACCCCGGGTTATCCGTTGGTTTTGGTACTACCTATACTTCAAAAACAGGTTACTTTTTAATGGGAAGCATCAAAGATCTGGGTTTTATCAGATGGAATAAAAGCTCTCATTCTATAGTGGTTCCTGATGGAGAAGTCATTGTCAATAATCTTTCTCCGGGCAAAACTTTAGAAAAGCAATTTGAAGATGAATTCATTAACCGCGATCAGCAAAAGAGTTTTTATTCTGCCACCAATGCTAAGGCAGATTTCCTGATTTCTAAAAGATTTGAGTTTTATACTCCCAATTTTATTGTCTCTAAAAATCTGTGGAATAAAGGAGGCGATATTGCTTTGGTCAATAATTTCGCCTACAACGAATTTTCGGTGAGCCTTTCACCTATCTATAATTTAAATGGGTTTATGATGCTGGGTACGCAGGCTAAATATCAGACACCTAATTTCGAATTTTTCCTGGGTAGTGATAATGTGCTAAAATCGGCGGCATACCATCAGCAGCCAACCACACCAGACCAGAGATATGCTGGAGCCTCGGTTTATATGGGAGTCGGTATTAAATTTGGTTATACGGTAGAGCATCCTCAAAACAGCAGTTATATGCCTGGAGTTGGGGATGAAATAGATAAAAAAGGATTCTTTGCCAAACTGTTCGGGATATTTAAAAAGAAATAA